The Brasilonema sennae CENA114 genome includes a region encoding these proteins:
- a CDS encoding phage tail protein yields MPPSTEFLAGSRFFLQIDGIDIAIKSVDGLKQETQQTEMIVGNSGPGKRVDLPLPAVPSSGKLSITCFVANGEKKLYDWYEKCCPDQGASKVMSNLKNIGVVSYKADNSKSKEINLKDCYPCSYTIGKVDASANEYLTEVVEVVYLSMETK; encoded by the coding sequence ATGCCCCCAAGCACTGAATTTCTAGCTGGTAGTAGGTTCTTTTTGCAAATAGATGGTATTGATATAGCCATCAAATCAGTTGATGGACTAAAACAGGAAACGCAGCAGACTGAAATGATTGTAGGTAACTCAGGTCCTGGGAAGAGAGTTGATTTACCTCTCCCTGCTGTTCCCAGTAGTGGGAAACTCTCAATCACGTGTTTTGTAGCAAATGGTGAAAAAAAGCTATATGACTGGTATGAGAAGTGCTGCCCCGATCAGGGAGCTAGCAAAGTCATGAGTAACTTGAAAAACATTGGGGTGGTCTCTTATAAGGCAGATAATTCAAAATCAAAGGAAATAAACCTTAAGGACTGTTATCCTTGTAGTTACACAATTGGTAAGGTAGACGCTTCTGCCAATGAATACCTCACTGAAGTTGTAGAAGTGGTTTATCTCAGTATGGA
- a CDS encoding phage tail sheath family protein, with the protein MARLDYKAPGVYIEEIDRGSRPIEGVSTAVAGFVGFTEDIRGGAELYKPMLVTNWTQYLNYFARPQSDGYTDFNAYLPFAVYGYFMNGGGRCWITSIGTQLPTAVRPTTPEPTILQINGRGNRPSLLFTLRPEQAAGGPLNIVINDSGPRPLPEGTEGEPPPNTGEYFTIQISRGEEVLEQYENLTMNREPAAQTATYAVAASRNSMYVNVTDPSRSGSPLARRPANGQYELTIPIVPSSPDRFSQDIEGVRDDRTGVRGIFEIDEITMLACPDLMRAYEARVIDLDQVHYIMELMVSMCEGSASGDIPNPPNRMVLLDPPLESTKPQQVVEWLERFNRRSMFAALYYPWIKVGNPRDGGRPILVPPCGHMMGVWGRTDETRGVYKAPANEVPRGVIGLAYETNFREQELLNPLGINCIRNFPNRGIRIWGARTLVEPDKTEWRYISVRRLISYIEKSIELGTQWVVFEPNDEYLWSRVIRVVSNFLERLWREGALFGATPQQSFYVKCDEELNPEETRILGRLYVEVGVCPVRPAEFVIFRISQWNGFEGNEAE; encoded by the coding sequence ATGGCTAGACTTGATTACAAAGCTCCTGGTGTTTATATTGAAGAGATTGACCGAGGTAGCCGACCCATAGAGGGTGTTAGTACAGCTGTTGCTGGATTTGTGGGTTTTACAGAAGATATACGTGGTGGAGCTGAACTCTACAAGCCCATGTTAGTGACAAACTGGACGCAGTATTTAAATTACTTTGCCCGTCCGCAATCTGATGGCTACACAGACTTCAACGCCTATTTACCTTTTGCAGTATATGGCTATTTTATGAATGGAGGAGGTCGTTGCTGGATAACTAGCATTGGTACTCAATTACCCACAGCAGTCAGACCTACAACACCAGAACCCACCATTTTACAAATTAATGGTCGTGGAAATCGTCCGTCTCTGTTGTTTACCTTGCGTCCTGAGCAAGCAGCAGGTGGACCGCTTAATATAGTCATCAATGATAGTGGACCGCGCCCTCTTCCTGAAGGCACTGAAGGAGAACCACCCCCAAATACCGGAGAGTACTTCACCATCCAAATTAGTCGGGGAGAAGAAGTTCTCGAACAATACGAAAACTTAACCATGAACCGCGAACCAGCTGCTCAAACAGCAACATACGCGGTTGCAGCATCACGAAATTCCATGTACGTCAACGTTACAGATCCATCCCGAAGTGGAAGTCCTCTAGCCAGACGTCCAGCTAACGGCCAATACGAATTAACAATTCCCATCGTTCCATCTTCCCCTGACAGATTTTCACAAGATATAGAAGGGGTACGTGATGATCGTACAGGCGTGCGTGGAATTTTTGAAATTGATGAAATCACCATGTTAGCCTGTCCCGATTTAATGCGAGCGTATGAAGCACGGGTGATTGACCTAGATCAAGTCCATTACATTATGGAATTGATGGTCAGTATGTGTGAAGGATCTGCAAGTGGTGACATTCCCAATCCACCCAACCGTATGGTTCTACTCGATCCACCACTAGAAAGCACCAAACCTCAACAAGTGGTGGAGTGGCTGGAAAGGTTCAACCGTCGTTCCATGTTTGCAGCGCTTTATTATCCTTGGATTAAAGTAGGCAACCCACGTGACGGCGGTAGACCGATTCTAGTCCCTCCTTGCGGTCATATGATGGGTGTTTGGGGTCGTACCGACGAGACTCGAGGAGTTTATAAAGCACCAGCGAACGAAGTACCCAGAGGTGTCATTGGTCTGGCTTACGAGACTAATTTCCGCGAGCAAGAGCTTTTGAACCCACTTGGCATTAACTGCATTCGCAACTTCCCCAATCGAGGAATTCGTATCTGGGGAGCAAGAACTTTAGTCGAACCAGATAAGACCGAGTGGCGTTATATCAGTGTACGCAGATTGATTAGCTACATTGAAAAATCAATTGAATTGGGTACTCAATGGGTTGTTTTTGAACCTAATGATGAATACTTGTGGTCTCGTGTTATACGCGTTGTCAGTAATTTTCTAGAACGCCTCTGGCGTGAGGGTGCTTTGTTTGGAGCAACACCGCAACAATCCTTCTACGTAAAGTGTGATGAAGAACTAAATCCTGAAGAAACTAGAATTTTGGGTCGTCTTTATGTCGAAGTGGGTGTTTGCCCCGTAAGACCTGCTGAGTTTGTTATCTTCCGCATTAGTCAATGGAATGGTTTTGAAGGCAATGAAGCTGAGTAA
- a CDS encoding Pvc16 family protein, with protein sequence MLIFVLQTLAEILAGGTSLINTEQIDFSHPGNRRDNGVGSMINLYFYDIRESKQIQHTGRQVVERKLAQESLHPTDVPWHPTANVSWFPTWFDVSLLLTAWDRTTLGEHLLLSEALSTLLRYRSLPENLLVPELRGHGNLPVSVAVEPLIEMGSLWSALSIPLRPALYITVTIPFKAQSTTPPPLVWERVFNIQNQDQAKQTNTKVRANTKRVAIAGIVKNAVSEQPLAQIKVSLTGTHKSAITNQEGLFFFEDLNLGNYIITLDGNGFSPLNSNFLVDSSTFTFKEILLAPI encoded by the coding sequence ATGCTTATTTTTGTTCTCCAAACTCTGGCGGAAATTCTAGCCGGAGGAACTTCCCTCATTAATACAGAACAGATTGACTTCAGCCATCCCGGCAATCGTAGAGATAATGGGGTTGGATCCATGATCAATTTGTACTTCTACGATATTCGTGAAAGTAAGCAGATACAGCATACTGGTAGACAAGTTGTTGAACGCAAGCTTGCTCAAGAAAGTTTGCATCCTACAGATGTACCTTGGCATCCTACTGCAAATGTATCTTGGTTTCCTACCTGGTTTGATGTGTCACTGCTGTTAACAGCTTGGGATCGCACGACTTTAGGTGAGCATCTCCTTCTCAGCGAGGCGTTAAGCACGTTGCTACGCTATCGCTCTCTGCCAGAGAATCTTTTAGTCCCCGAACTGCGTGGTCATGGTAATCTGCCCGTATCAGTTGCAGTAGAGCCATTGATAGAGATGGGTTCTTTGTGGAGTGCGTTGAGTATTCCCTTACGTCCAGCCTTGTATATTACAGTGACAATACCATTTAAGGCACAAAGTACGACACCACCACCTTTGGTCTGGGAACGAGTTTTTAACATACAAAATCAAGACCAGGCAAAGCAAACAAATACTAAGGTTAGAGCCAACACCAAGCGGGTAGCGATCGCGGGGATTGTCAAAAATGCAGTTTCAGAACAGCCGCTTGCTCAAATCAAAGTTAGCTTAACGGGAACTCACAAGTCAGCGATCACCAATCAAGAAGGGCTGTTTTTCTTTGAAGATTTGAATTTAGGGAATTACATTATAACACTAGATGGCAATGGTTTCAGCCCTCTGAACAGTAATTTCCTAGTCGATAGCTCTACATTCACCTTCAAAGAAATTTTACTAGCTCCTATTTAA